The following coding sequences lie in one Desulfovibrio aminophilus DSM 12254 genomic window:
- a CDS encoding holo-[acyl-carrier-protein] synthase: MIRGIGLDVVELARIRAALDRFGHRFAARILTPRELEQLPEADPVPRLAALFAAKEAAVKALGTGFSDGIGFQSLEIEHLPSGRPMLSLLGAAQERARTLGADATHVSLTHSRGTAAAVVVLEGRE; the protein is encoded by the coding sequence GTGATCCGAGGCATCGGCCTGGACGTGGTGGAGCTGGCGCGCATCCGCGCCGCCCTGGACCGCTTCGGCCATCGCTTCGCCGCCCGCATCCTTACGCCGAGGGAGCTGGAGCAGCTCCCCGAGGCCGACCCCGTGCCTCGGCTGGCGGCCCTGTTCGCGGCCAAGGAGGCGGCGGTCAAGGCCCTGGGCACGGGCTTTTCCGACGGCATTGGCTTCCAGAGCCTGGAGATCGAGCACCTGCCCTCGGGCCGCCCCATGCTGTCCCTGCTCGGCGCGGCCCAGGAACGGGCTCGGACGCTAGGCGCGGACGCGACCCACGTCTCCCTGACCCACAGCCGAGGCACGGCCGCCGCCGTGGTCGTCCTGGAGGGCCGGGAATGA
- the cimA gene encoding citramalate synthase has product MRQVAIYDTTLRDGTQAEEIHLTLEDKLRIALKLDELGIHYIEGGWPGSNPTDKQFFKDIRSYELKNAKVAAFGSTRNAKLAPEKDSNLKALVDCKARVLTIFGKTWDLHATKALGVSLDENLAIIGDSLGFLRPRCAELFFDAEHFFDGFAANPEYALACLGRAFEAKADVLVLCDTNGGRLPHEIGIAVEAVRKALPKVRLGIHCHNDSELAVANSLEAVRLGAEQVQGTINGYGERCGNANLCSIIPNLEAKLGIECIGPENLKKLTNTAHFVSETANLRPFLRQPFVGGSAFAHKGGIHVHAVLKDSRTYEHVEPEVVGNKQRVLLSDLAGRSNIMFKAKQYGYDLDKEDPSVQDLLAELKSREARGYDYSVAEASYEILFFRTMGWSKRYFQLINFRVLDATGPDGEPFSEATVMLKVRGEVEHTASTGHGPVNALDMALRRALLPSYPSLAEMRLLDFKVRVMSGTSRDTGGTASFVRVLIESGDKNERWTTVGVSHNIIEASWQALVDSINYKLFKDDPQKWPAQNPKGKGKKKNS; this is encoded by the coding sequence ATGCGACAGGTCGCCATCTACGACACCACCCTGCGGGACGGAACCCAAGCGGAGGAGATCCATCTCACCCTTGAGGACAAGCTGCGCATCGCCCTCAAGCTGGACGAACTCGGCATCCACTACATCGAGGGCGGCTGGCCGGGCTCCAACCCCACGGACAAGCAGTTCTTCAAGGACATCCGCTCCTATGAACTGAAGAACGCCAAGGTGGCGGCCTTCGGCAGCACACGCAACGCCAAACTGGCCCCGGAGAAAGATTCCAATCTGAAGGCTCTGGTGGACTGCAAGGCCCGGGTGCTGACCATTTTCGGCAAGACCTGGGATCTGCACGCCACCAAGGCCCTGGGCGTGTCGCTGGACGAAAACCTGGCGATCATCGGCGACAGCCTGGGCTTCCTGCGGCCCCGCTGCGCCGAACTCTTCTTCGACGCCGAGCACTTCTTCGACGGCTTCGCGGCCAATCCCGAATACGCCCTGGCCTGCCTCGGCCGGGCCTTCGAGGCCAAGGCCGACGTGCTCGTCCTCTGCGACACCAACGGCGGCCGCCTGCCCCACGAAATCGGGATAGCCGTGGAGGCCGTGCGCAAGGCCCTGCCAAAGGTCCGTCTGGGCATCCACTGCCACAACGACTCCGAACTGGCCGTGGCCAACTCCCTGGAAGCCGTGCGCCTGGGCGCCGAGCAGGTCCAGGGAACCATCAACGGCTACGGCGAACGTTGCGGCAACGCCAACCTCTGCTCCATCATCCCCAACCTTGAAGCCAAGCTGGGGATCGAATGCATCGGCCCGGAGAATCTCAAGAAGCTCACCAACACGGCCCATTTCGTGAGCGAAACAGCCAACTTGCGGCCCTTCCTGCGCCAGCCCTTCGTGGGCGGCTCGGCCTTCGCCCACAAGGGCGGCATCCACGTCCACGCAGTGCTCAAGGACTCCCGCACCTACGAACACGTGGAGCCCGAAGTCGTGGGCAACAAGCAGCGCGTGCTCCTCTCCGATCTGGCGGGACGCAGCAACATCATGTTCAAGGCCAAGCAGTACGGCTACGACCTGGACAAGGAAGACCCGTCCGTGCAGGATCTTCTGGCCGAATTGAAGAGCCGCGAGGCCCGGGGCTACGACTACTCCGTGGCCGAGGCCAGCTACGAAATCCTTTTCTTCCGCACCATGGGCTGGTCCAAGCGCTACTTCCAGCTCATCAATTTCCGGGTGCTCGACGCCACGGGCCCGGACGGCGAACCCTTCTCCGAGGCCACGGTGATGCTCAAGGTTCGCGGCGAGGTGGAGCACACGGCCTCCACCGGCCACGGCCCGGTGAACGCCCTGGACATGGCTCTGCGCCGGGCCCTGCTGCCCTCCTACCCCAGCCTGGCCGAGATGCGTCTGCTGGACTTCAAGGTCAGGGTCATGTCCGGCACCTCCCGCGACACGGGCGGCACGGCCTCCTTCGTGCGCGTGCTCATCGAGTCCGGCGACAAGAACGAGCGCTGGACCACGGTGGGCGTTTCGCACAACATCATCGAGGCCAGCTGGCAGGCCCTGGTGGATTCCATCAACTACAAGCTCTTCAAGGACGATCCCCAGAAGTGGCCCGCCCAGAACCCCAAGGGAAAGGGCAAAAAGAAGAACTCCTGA
- a CDS encoding NAD(P)H-hydrate dehydratase: MTDESWRSPLPTPAEMAAWDRAAIEDFGIPARVLMENAAREALAALMEAHGPLTGKSALVLAGPGNNGGDAFALARLLDGQGADVFVLHTRPRKQYRGETRANLLLAARLGLSLELGAPGQTLPEADIVVDGLLGTGFSGPLKPAMLHLVREINRLGRRAFVFSLDIPSGMDGLDGTPRPEAVRAHATVTFQVAKTGLLHPGAGEWTGRLLVRDIGIPRQVRDATPTRQWLLAPGVLDLLPRPEPTMHKGAAGHVLVLGGSEGLTGAPLLASLGALRGGAGLVTLGSPTGLADAARAGFPEVMALPLGHGRSWDQDLAENLDARCFDAVVLGPGLGRSDGAGRFVQTLLRRRLPPLVLDADALFFLARDPETAALVPEGSVLTPHPGEAARLLGTDTAAVQADRSAAARELARRFRAVALLKGAGSLIASPDGDLHLCPVAAPCLATGGSGDVLAGLLGSLLARGLDPLRSTCLAVYWHGSGGTMLDSLYPARGCLAREIADILPEVHKERPC; this comes from the coding sequence ATGACGGACGAATCCTGGCGCAGCCCCTTGCCCACCCCGGCCGAAATGGCCGCCTGGGACCGAGCGGCCATCGAGGACTTCGGCATCCCCGCCCGCGTGCTCATGGAGAACGCGGCCCGCGAGGCCCTGGCCGCGCTGATGGAGGCCCACGGGCCCCTGACGGGAAAATCCGCGCTGGTCCTGGCCGGACCGGGCAACAACGGCGGCGACGCCTTCGCCCTGGCCCGGCTTCTGGACGGACAAGGCGCCGACGTCTTCGTGCTGCACACCCGGCCGCGCAAGCAGTACCGGGGCGAGACCCGGGCCAACCTGCTCCTGGCGGCCCGACTGGGCCTCTCCCTGGAACTGGGCGCCCCGGGCCAGACCCTGCCCGAGGCCGACATCGTGGTGGACGGTCTGCTCGGCACGGGCTTCTCCGGCCCGCTGAAGCCCGCCATGCTCCACCTCGTGCGCGAGATCAACCGCCTGGGCCGCCGCGCCTTCGTCTTCTCCCTGGATATCCCCTCGGGGATGGACGGCCTGGACGGGACGCCCCGGCCCGAGGCCGTACGCGCCCACGCCACCGTGACCTTCCAGGTGGCCAAGACCGGCCTGCTCCACCCCGGAGCCGGAGAATGGACCGGGCGGCTCCTGGTCCGCGACATCGGCATTCCGCGCCAGGTGCGGGACGCCACGCCCACGCGCCAGTGGCTTCTCGCCCCCGGCGTCCTGGACCTGCTCCCCCGGCCCGAGCCCACCATGCACAAGGGCGCGGCCGGACACGTCCTCGTCCTGGGCGGCAGCGAGGGCCTCACCGGCGCGCCGCTGCTGGCCTCCCTGGGGGCCCTGCGCGGCGGGGCCGGACTGGTCACCCTGGGCTCTCCGACGGGTCTGGCAGACGCCGCGCGCGCGGGCTTCCCCGAGGTCATGGCCCTGCCCCTGGGCCACGGTCGCTCCTGGGACCAGGATCTGGCCGAGAACCTGGACGCGAGGTGCTTCGACGCCGTCGTCCTCGGGCCGGGCCTGGGCCGCTCGGACGGCGCGGGCCGCTTCGTCCAGACCCTGTTGCGCCGCCGCCTGCCGCCCCTGGTGCTGGACGCCGACGCCTTGTTTTTCCTGGCCCGCGATCCGGAAACCGCCGCCCTGGTTCCTGAAGGCTCGGTGCTCACGCCCCACCCGGGCGAGGCGGCCCGCCTGCTCGGAACGGACACGGCCGCGGTGCAGGCCGACCGCTCGGCGGCCGCCCGTGAACTGGCCCGGCGCTTCCGGGCCGTGGCTCTGCTCAAGGGCGCGGGCAGCCTCATCGCCTCCCCGGACGGCGACCTCCACCTCTGCCCCGTCGCGGCCCCCTGTCTGGCCACCGGCGGCTCCGGCGACGTGCTGGCCGGACTGCTCGGCTCCCTGCTCGCCCGTGGCCTCGACCCCTTGCGTTCCACCTGTCTTGCGGTGTATTGGCACGGTTCCGGCGGAACGATGCTCGACTCCCTCTACCCCGCCCGGGGCTGTCTGGCCCGGGAGATCGCCGACATCCTCCCCGAAGTCCACAAGGAGCGCCCATGCTGA
- a CDS encoding CBS domain-containing protein, giving the protein MLKAKDIMTPAPVTLSPDMDIPTAARLLLEKKINGAPVLDAEGRLVGILCQSDLIAKRKNPALPSYIAFLDAFIQLPPTKALEAEWKKVAAATVSQAMTASPRTVTPETPLEEIATLMVEKKLYTLPVLADGKLIGVVGKEDVLRTLIMKDTNRA; this is encoded by the coding sequence ATGCTGAAGGCCAAGGACATCATGACTCCGGCCCCCGTGACCCTGTCCCCGGACATGGACATCCCCACGGCCGCCCGACTCCTCCTGGAAAAGAAGATCAACGGCGCACCGGTGCTGGACGCCGAAGGCCGCCTCGTGGGCATCCTCTGCCAGAGCGACCTCATCGCCAAACGCAAAAATCCGGCCTTGCCCTCCTATATCGCCTTCCTCGACGCCTTCATCCAGCTGCCGCCGACCAAGGCCTTGGAGGCCGAATGGAAGAAGGTGGCGGCCGCCACGGTGTCCCAGGCCATGACCGCCTCCCCGCGGACCGTGACCCCGGAGACGCCGCTGGAAGAGATCGCCACCCTCATGGTGGAGAAGAAGCTCTATACCCTGCCCGTGCTGGCCGACGGCAAGCTGATCGGCGTGGTGGGCAAGGAAGACGTGCTACGGACCCTCATTATGAAAGACACGAACAGGGCGTGA
- a CDS encoding DUF3536 domain-containing protein has translation MPDKFLCIHGHFYQPPREDPWMDMVFPEGSAAPARNWNERICRESYGPLAYARRLDGGGRILELFNCYEWMSFNFGPTLLTWMESHAPDAYARILEADRKSVERLGHGNALAQIYHHVIMPLATDLDRRAEVAWAVADFEARFRRKPEGMWLSEAAVDDRTLEILADAGIAYTILAPRQVEAVADVDGQWREAHEGDLDITRPYLVELSGGRSMAVFFYDGPLSQAVAFEGLLRDGERFWGRINSAGRPGLLSLATDGETYGHHFAFGEMALAYVLAQARACRDGWRVTNYGAYLAANPPRSKARLRQASSWSCVHGVERWRSDCGCTTGGHPGWGQHWRKPLRDGLNAVKVEMDAHFHSAGAGVFRDPEEALTDFGKVLAGLWKNGEFGKRHFLPGLDEAARDTGFKLLTMQKWALSSFASCAWFFDDLGRIEPLNALTFALRAMGLAQRTGCRDLEPLLLSHLTLAASNDPALGSGVDLWTKEVRSRRETAESLVAQGLFSLWAEGRMPPSGESATASWPGVSVEVSLDGLSEEGHPRGRAGITWRHEPGLDQCTWVWEQTESDDPMSSCVRIDSESRGAQKCVPGQYLPWEKRQDLAVKWVARAENHVWSEQMEQARTGVYLFNSFREAQTTQTEAPCWERLWAALGWIWVMGHVPGRADLIAFLRATGQNHPDGHILARRIGESVCALLRESVPDWRRIAVILARAADIGVTPDLWRAQNIYWGRRSRGVVDIEVARLLWFAE, from the coding sequence ATGCCCGACAAGTTTCTCTGCATCCACGGCCATTTTTACCAGCCGCCCCGCGAGGATCCCTGGATGGACATGGTCTTTCCCGAGGGCAGCGCGGCCCCGGCCCGCAACTGGAACGAACGCATCTGCCGGGAGAGCTACGGGCCCCTGGCGTACGCCCGTCGCCTGGACGGCGGCGGCCGGATACTCGAACTGTTCAACTGCTACGAGTGGATGAGCTTCAACTTCGGGCCCACGCTGCTCACCTGGATGGAGAGCCACGCCCCGGACGCCTACGCCCGGATTCTGGAGGCCGACCGCAAGAGCGTCGAGCGCCTGGGCCACGGCAACGCCCTGGCCCAGATATATCATCACGTCATCATGCCCCTGGCCACGGATCTCGACCGCCGGGCCGAGGTGGCCTGGGCCGTGGCCGACTTCGAGGCCCGCTTCCGGCGCAAGCCCGAGGGCATGTGGCTCTCGGAGGCGGCCGTGGACGACCGCACTCTGGAGATCCTGGCGGACGCGGGAATAGCCTACACCATCCTGGCTCCGCGCCAGGTGGAGGCCGTGGCCGACGTCGACGGCCAGTGGCGGGAGGCCCACGAGGGGGATCTGGACATCACCCGGCCCTATCTTGTGGAGTTGTCCGGCGGCCGTTCCATGGCTGTGTTCTTTTATGACGGTCCGCTGTCCCAGGCCGTGGCCTTCGAGGGCCTCCTGCGCGACGGCGAACGCTTCTGGGGTCGGATCAACAGCGCCGGGCGTCCCGGCCTGCTCTCCCTGGCCACAGACGGCGAAACCTACGGCCACCACTTCGCCTTCGGCGAGATGGCCCTGGCTTATGTCCTGGCCCAGGCCCGGGCGTGCCGCGACGGCTGGCGGGTGACCAACTACGGCGCCTATCTGGCGGCCAATCCTCCGCGCTCGAAGGCCCGGTTGCGGCAGGCCTCGTCCTGGAGCTGCGTGCATGGGGTGGAGCGCTGGCGTTCGGATTGCGGCTGCACCACAGGAGGTCACCCCGGCTGGGGGCAACACTGGCGTAAACCCCTGCGTGACGGCCTGAACGCGGTCAAGGTCGAAATGGACGCCCATTTTCATTCGGCCGGCGCGGGCGTGTTCCGCGATCCCGAGGAGGCCCTCACGGATTTCGGCAAGGTGCTCGCCGGACTTTGGAAGAACGGCGAGTTCGGGAAACGGCATTTCCTCCCGGGTCTGGATGAGGCGGCCCGTGACACGGGCTTCAAGCTCCTGACCATGCAGAAGTGGGCCCTCTCGTCCTTCGCCAGTTGCGCCTGGTTCTTCGACGATCTGGGCCGCATCGAACCGCTGAACGCCCTGACCTTCGCCCTGCGGGCCATGGGCTTGGCCCAACGCACAGGCTGTCGTGACTTGGAGCCGTTGCTCCTGTCGCATTTGACCCTGGCGGCCTCCAACGACCCGGCTTTGGGCTCAGGAGTGGATCTCTGGACCAAGGAGGTGCGCTCCCGCCGCGAGACGGCTGAAAGCTTGGTGGCCCAAGGGTTGTTTTCCCTTTGGGCCGAGGGCCGCATGCCGCCCAGCGGGGAGTCGGCCACGGCGTCCTGGCCCGGGGTGAGCGTGGAGGTGTCCCTGGACGGACTCAGCGAGGAGGGGCATCCCCGAGGGCGAGCGGGCATCACCTGGCGGCACGAGCCCGGCCTGGACCAATGCACTTGGGTCTGGGAACAAACCGAGTCCGACGACCCCATGAGCAGTTGCGTACGCATCGATTCGGAGAGCCGAGGGGCGCAAAAATGCGTGCCCGGCCAGTATCTTCCCTGGGAAAAGCGTCAGGATCTGGCGGTCAAGTGGGTGGCCCGGGCCGAGAACCACGTCTGGAGTGAACAGATGGAGCAGGCGCGCACCGGCGTCTATCTCTTCAACTCCTTTCGCGAGGCCCAGACCACCCAGACCGAGGCGCCTTGCTGGGAGCGACTCTGGGCCGCCCTGGGCTGGATCTGGGTCATGGGCCACGTGCCCGGCCGAGCCGATCTCATCGCTTTTCTGCGAGCCACCGGACAAAACCATCCCGATGGGCACATCCTCGCCCGGCGGATCGGGGAGAGCGTCTGCGCTCTGCTGCGCGAGTCCGTGCCGGACTGGCGGCGTATCGCCGTGATCCTGGCCCGGGCCGCGGACATCGGGGTGACTCCCGACCTGTGGCGGGCGCAGAACATCTATTGGGGCCGCCGTTCCCGGGGCGTGGTCGACATCGAGGTGGCCCGACTGCTTTGGTTCGCGGAGTAG
- a CDS encoding pyridoxine 5'-phosphate synthase gives MPVLCVNVDHVATLRQARRGREPEPATAAALAELGGAAGIIVHLREDRRHIQDRDVDILRRTVNTRLHLEMAATGEMHGIALRVKPDMVCLVPEKRQELTTEGGLNCLGREKELREYLAPLAEAGIEASLFVDADPRQIEAASKTGARFVELHTGHYADAADRAARKAELGKILDGIRLAQDAGLRVNLGHGLDYENVLAFARVPGIREYSIGHSIMARAIFTGLERAVRDMAELVRGFAD, from the coding sequence ATGCCCGTTCTCTGCGTCAACGTGGATCACGTGGCCACCCTGCGCCAGGCCCGTCGGGGCCGCGAACCCGAACCGGCCACAGCCGCGGCCCTGGCCGAACTGGGCGGGGCCGCGGGCATCATCGTGCATCTGCGCGAAGACCGCCGCCACATCCAGGACCGCGACGTGGACATTCTGCGCCGCACGGTGAACACCCGGCTGCACTTGGAAATGGCCGCCACTGGGGAAATGCACGGCATCGCGTTGCGCGTGAAGCCGGACATGGTCTGCCTTGTGCCCGAGAAGCGCCAGGAACTGACCACCGAGGGCGGCCTGAACTGCCTGGGGCGGGAAAAGGAACTGCGCGAGTATCTGGCCCCCCTGGCCGAGGCGGGCATCGAAGCCAGCCTCTTCGTGGACGCCGATCCGCGGCAGATCGAGGCCGCGTCCAAGACCGGGGCGCGCTTCGTGGAACTCCACACCGGCCACTACGCCGACGCCGCGGACCGCGCGGCGCGCAAGGCCGAACTGGGCAAGATCCTGGACGGCATCCGCCTGGCCCAGGACGCCGGGTTGCGCGTGAACCTGGGACACGGCCTGGACTACGAAAACGTGCTGGCCTTCGCCCGCGTGCCGGGCATCCGGGAATATTCCATCGGCCACAGCATCATGGCCCGAGCCATCTTCACCGGCCTGGAACGGGCCGTGCGCGACATGGCCGAACTCGTCCGCGGGTTCGCGGACTAG
- a CDS encoding aspartate kinase: MSIVVQKYGGTSVRNLECQKQVLAKVKRPLQDGDKVVVVLSAMSGETNRLIALGKEWSANPDLAEMDSLVSTGEQVSVALFAMLLLSHGIRARSLLAHQIPIHTSSAYGKARITQIDSTKLKALLEDYDVLVVAGFQGIDADGRVTTLGRGGSDTSGVALAAALQAAVCEIYTDVPGVFTTDPNICSKARKMDRIAYDEMLEMASMGAKVLQIRSVEFAKKYNVAVHVRSTFSDEPGTIVTKEDKRMEAVLVSGIAYDKDQARITLTRVHDRPGVSAAIFGPIAAKKILVDMIVQNPSKDGHTDITFTVPRIDVEPTLKILEGLKLELGCEDILHDAAVAKISVIGVGMRNHSGVASIAFQALSKENINIKMISTSEIKITCLIEEKYTELAVRTLHDAFGLEKDSLKA, encoded by the coding sequence ATGAGCATTGTGGTGCAGAAGTACGGCGGCACGTCGGTGCGCAACCTGGAGTGCCAGAAGCAGGTTCTGGCCAAGGTCAAGCGCCCGCTCCAGGACGGCGACAAGGTGGTGGTGGTGCTCTCGGCCATGTCCGGCGAGACCAACCGTCTCATCGCCCTGGGCAAGGAATGGTCCGCCAATCCCGATCTCGCGGAAATGGACTCCCTGGTGTCCACGGGCGAGCAGGTTTCCGTGGCCCTCTTCGCCATGCTCCTCCTGAGCCACGGCATCCGCGCCCGCTCCCTGCTGGCCCACCAGATTCCGATCCACACCAGCAGCGCCTACGGCAAGGCCCGCATCACCCAGATCGACAGCACCAAGCTGAAGGCCCTGCTGGAGGACTACGACGTGCTCGTGGTCGCGGGCTTCCAGGGCATCGACGCCGACGGCCGCGTCACCACCCTGGGCCGGGGCGGTTCGGACACCTCCGGCGTGGCCCTGGCCGCCGCGCTCCAGGCAGCGGTCTGCGAAATCTACACCGACGTGCCCGGAGTCTTCACCACGGACCCGAACATCTGCTCCAAGGCCCGCAAGATGGACCGCATCGCCTACGACGAGATGCTGGAAATGGCCAGCATGGGCGCCAAGGTTCTGCAGATCCGCTCCGTGGAGTTCGCCAAGAAATACAACGTGGCGGTGCATGTGCGCTCGACCTTCAGCGACGAGCCCGGCACCATCGTGACCAAGGAGGACAAACGCATGGAAGCCGTGCTCGTTTCCGGCATCGCCTACGACAAAGACCAGGCCCGCATCACCCTGACCCGTGTGCATGACCGCCCGGGCGTCTCGGCGGCCATCTTCGGCCCCATCGCGGCCAAGAAGATCCTCGTGGACATGATCGTCCAGAACCCCAGCAAGGACGGCCACACGGACATCACCTTCACCGTCCCCCGAATCGACGTCGAACCCACCCTGAAGATTCTGGAGGGGCTCAAGCTGGAACTCGGCTGCGAGGATATCCTGCACGACGCCGCCGTGGCCAAAATATCGGTCATAGGCGTGGGCATGCGCAACCATTCCGGCGTGGCCTCGATAGCCTTTCAGGCTCTGAGCAAGGAAAACATCAACATCAAGATGATCTCCACTTCGGAAATCAAGATCACCTGCCTCATCGAGGAAAAGTACACCGAACTGGCCGTGCGCACCCTGCACGACGCCTTCGGCCTGGAGAAGGATTCGCTCAAAGCCTGA
- a CDS encoding MBL fold metallo-hydrolase, with amino-acid sequence MARISILMDNAEAEGLACEWGSAMALEDDTGGLWLWDTGASPKFLDNARALGLDFNRAQGLALSHGHYDHTGGIATLLDAGFSGPILAHPEFNRPRFARHGGKIEPVGIPVPLKRFEPVNGARELTPSLTFVTDIPRLPGLPQSLRGLHLDPAGQIQDPVSDDACLLLRTRRGPVVVLGCCHAGLENTLNCLRERLGVGRLHGLVGGAHLYDADQERLEGALRALQKCGVERLCLGHCTGEAAAAWLAGRLNCGMEPLRPGLVLNF; translated from the coding sequence ATGGCCCGCATCAGCATTCTCATGGACAATGCCGAGGCCGAGGGGCTGGCCTGCGAATGGGGATCGGCGATGGCCTTGGAGGACGACACGGGCGGACTCTGGCTCTGGGACACGGGAGCTTCCCCGAAGTTCCTGGACAATGCCCGGGCGCTGGGCCTGGACTTCAACCGAGCTCAAGGGTTGGCCCTGAGCCACGGCCACTATGATCACACCGGCGGGATCGCGACCCTGCTGGACGCAGGCTTTTCCGGCCCCATCCTGGCCCATCCCGAGTTCAACCGCCCGCGCTTCGCCCGACACGGTGGGAAGATCGAACCCGTGGGCATCCCGGTTCCCTTGAAACGCTTCGAGCCCGTGAACGGCGCACGGGAACTCACCCCGTCCCTGACCTTCGTCACGGACATCCCCAGGCTCCCCGGCCTGCCCCAGTCCCTTCGCGGCCTACACCTGGACCCCGCCGGACAGATCCAGGATCCAGTGTCGGACGACGCCTGCCTCTTGCTTCGGACCCGGCGAGGTCCGGTGGTCGTGCTCGGTTGCTGTCACGCGGGCCTGGAAAATACCTTGAACTGTCTGCGGGAACGACTGGGCGTCGGCCGGCTGCACGGCCTGGTGGGCGGGGCGCATCTGTACGACGCGGACCAGGAACGCCTGGAAGGCGCGTTGCGGGCGCTGCAAAAATGCGGGGTGGAACGCCTCTGCCTGGGGCACTGCACGGGCGAAGCCGCCGCGGCCTGGCTGGCCGGGCGGCTGAACTGCGGCATGGAGCCCCTGCGGCCGGGGCTCGTCCTGAACTTCTGA
- the tsaE gene encoding tRNA (adenosine(37)-N6)-threonylcarbamoyltransferase complex ATPase subunit type 1 TsaE: protein MNTEMTVKLRDATATLELGRVLGEALARSHQPPALLLCGDLGAGKTTLTRGLVLALPGAAEAEVSSPSFNIVNQYPTRPPVAHFDLYRLENMPVDDEILDQLAGEGSLNIVEWAQFLDRRHWPEPRLELELTSDAGGRIARLRAVGVDAETLLETARLRSPETFFSKE from the coding sequence GTGAACACGGAGATGACGGTCAAGCTCCGGGACGCCACGGCCACCCTGGAGCTGGGACGCGTCCTGGGTGAGGCCCTGGCTCGATCTCACCAGCCTCCGGCCCTGCTCCTGTGCGGAGACCTGGGCGCGGGCAAGACCACGCTCACTCGCGGGCTGGTCCTGGCCCTGCCCGGCGCGGCAGAGGCCGAGGTGAGCAGCCCGAGCTTCAACATCGTCAATCAGTACCCCACCCGCCCCCCGGTGGCCCATTTCGACCTTTACCGGCTGGAAAACATGCCTGTGGACGACGAAATTCTGGACCAACTCGCGGGCGAGGGCTCGCTCAACATCGTGGAATGGGCCCAGTTCCTGGACCGGCGCCACTGGCCGGAGCCACGCCTGGAACTGGAGCTGACGTCCGACGCCGGAGGCAGGATCGCCCGGTTGCGGGCTGTCGGCGTCGATGCGGAAACCCTGCTGGAAACCGCGCGGCTCCGGTCGCCGGAAACGTTTTTCTCCAAGGAGTGA